In Methanobrevibacter ruminantium, the following proteins share a genomic window:
- a CDS encoding 30S ribosomal protein S8e yields the protein MAICQGKSTRSPSGARRVANRGKRKSELGRESAETRLGEKKLRKIRTRGGNEKHRLAFENQINVIDADGKAHTVEILNVIENSANPNYVRRNIITKGAIVETELGHAKVTSRPGQDGVVNGVIVE from the coding sequence ATGGCTATTTGTCAAGGAAAATCAACCAGATCTCCATCTGGTGCTAGAAGAGTTGCAAACCGTGGTAAAAGGAAATCTGAATTAGGTAGAGAATCTGCAGAAACCAGATTAGGTGAGAAAAAATTAAGAAAAATCAGAACACGTGGTGGAAACGAAAAACACAGATTAGCATTCGAAAACCAAATCAACGTTATCGATGCTGACGGTAAAGCTCACACTGTGGAAATCTTAAACGTAATTGAAAACAGTGCTAACCCTAACTACGTAAGAAGGAACATCATCACCAAAGGTGCTATTGTAGAAACCGAATTAGGTCACGCAAAAGTTACCTCCAGACCGGGTCAAGATGGTGTTGTTAACGGAGTTATTGTAGAATAA
- the hypE gene encoding hydrogenase expression/formation protein HypE, translating into MKIGMSHGAGGEVMGNLISQTILNNLSKKSVEGGYGLDALDDGATIPLGDYEIVVTTDGHTVNPLFFPGGDIGRISAAGTINDVSVMGAKPLAISNAMILQEGFPIEDLDKIIKSLSDACEEADVAVITGDTKVMEQDKLDGIVIVTTGIGIAKKGEVIKDSTLSVGDKIIITGSVGDHGMSLMSFREGFGFETELKSDVAPMWGIISKALEVGGVTAMKDPTRGGLANCINEMARKSGVGIMLQDEAIPVKEAVRAASEMLGIDPYEVANEGKVLMGVKAEKAEEVLAAIKTDKYGKDAAIIGEVIDDDKVLIETGIGGVRILETPIADPVPRVC; encoded by the coding sequence ATGAAGATAGGAATGTCACATGGTGCTGGTGGAGAAGTTATGGGAAATTTAATCTCACAGACCATTCTAAATAATTTATCAAAAAAATCAGTTGAAGGAGGATACGGTTTAGATGCATTGGATGATGGTGCAACAATACCTCTTGGAGATTATGAGATTGTTGTAACAACTGATGGTCATACCGTAAACCCATTGTTCTTCCCAGGTGGAGATATTGGAAGAATTTCAGCAGCAGGAACTATAAACGATGTTTCTGTAATGGGTGCAAAGCCTTTAGCTATTTCAAATGCAATGATCTTACAGGAAGGTTTTCCAATTGAAGACTTGGATAAGATCATTAAATCTTTAAGTGATGCCTGTGAAGAGGCTGATGTTGCAGTAATCACTGGAGACACTAAAGTAATGGAACAGGACAAGCTTGACGGCATTGTTATTGTAACTACTGGTATTGGAATAGCCAAAAAAGGAGAAGTTATTAAGGATTCTACATTAAGTGTTGGAGATAAGATAATAATCACAGGTAGTGTTGGAGACCATGGAATGAGTTTAATGTCCTTTAGGGAAGGTTTCGGATTTGAAACTGAATTGAAATCTGATGTAGCTCCAATGTGGGGAATCATTTCCAAAGCTCTTGAAGTGGGTGGAGTAACTGCTATGAAAGACCCTACCCGTGGAGGTCTTGCAAACTGCATTAATGAAATGGCGAGAAAATCCGGTGTCGGAATCATGCTTCAGGATGAAGCCATTCCAGTTAAGGAAGCAGTTAGGGCAGCATCTGAGATGTTAGGTATTGATCCATATGAAGTTGCTAATGAAGGAAAAGTTTTAATGGGTGTAAAAGCTGAAAAGGCTGAAGAAGTGTTAGCAGCTATTAAAACCGACAAGTATGGTAAGGATGCAGCTATTATTGGTGAAGTTATTGATGATGATAAAGTATTGATTGAAACAGGCATTGGAGGAGTTAGAATTTTGGAAACTCCTATAGCAGACCCTGTTCCAAGAGTGTGTTAA
- a CDS encoding RDD family protein — MDLFGKRVIAYILDFFVVSAFMWIVSYFAYFFINYFNMFQIYHYFVFVLPILILLYFTILEKSIGATIGKRLMFIEVKSAVPRRGRSGRDYSITFSQALIRSLSKIYWFPIIIDVILGRITGKARLLDGITRTTVVEENTD, encoded by the coding sequence ATGGACTTATTCGGTAAAAGAGTTATAGCATATATTCTTGATTTCTTTGTAGTTTCTGCATTTATGTGGATTGTATCTTATTTCGCATATTTCTTTATAAACTACTTCAATATGTTCCAGATTTACCATTATTTTGTATTTGTTCTTCCAATTTTGATTTTATTGTATTTCACAATTTTAGAGAAGAGCATAGGTGCAACTATTGGTAAAAGGTTGATGTTTATAGAAGTTAAGTCAGCAGTGCCAAGAAGAGGCAGGTCTGGAAGAGATTATTCCATTACATTTTCTCAAGCATTGATTAGATCTCTTTCTAAAATTTACTGGTTCCCAATAATCATTGATGTAATTCTTGGAAGAATTACAGGCAAAGCCAGACTTTTAGATGGCATTACAAGAACCACAGTTGTTGAAGAAAATACAGATTAA